CTCACAACATACCCCAGTTACGCAGCTTACTTAAGACGCTCACAACAGACCTTCTTTGTTACTGGGTGCAccagaaaacatgtcagcagtgtcaTACGTCAGCAgcgttgtgaacgcgctcacagcAGACCCGGAAGAGACGAcgatgctgaataaagttgttgttttttatttttggaccaaaatgtattttcgatgcttcaaaaaattctaactgaacctctgatgtcacatggactactttgaagatgtttttattatctttctggacatggacagtataccgtacatacattttcaatggagggtcagaaagcttttggactaaatctaaaatatcttaaactgtgttacgaagatgaatggaggtcttacgggtttggaacgacatgagggtgagtcattaatgacattattaaaatttttcggtgaactaaccctttaatgctttcatacaaacatacaatcataataattcaatatttatgaTTACACTGATCCCTGACTGGTCTAACACCAGGCTGGGAAATAGCAGTGTTGATAACTGGCGAACCTAACTGATTAGAAAAGATTGCGATTTAAACTTAAACTTGAGTTTAAGTTTATACTGGGTTTGAATTTAGAGCAATAAGTGTTTTGCCATGATGGTTCTATGAATCTACAGATTTGTGAGAGACATAGAAAAGTAGAGTTCAGGTAGATGGGGCTAAACTTTACCATCAGCCTGCTCCTGGGAAACTGCGCTATCATCTGCAAAACATCTTGTGCCTGAAATGTTACCATAGTCAAATATCGGCCCTTCCAGCAATGTCACAATATCCAGCCGATTGATCTTAGTCAGGACTGCAGTTAAGGCATCcgctaaaaggaaaaaaaaaaagatattcatgGTTGCACATATTAGCTGAACAATAAATTTAGCCTTTAAGTTGTTTCACTTATAATGGCTTAGAATATGATTTGGAAACAGAAGTCTGTCCCTGCCCAAACCCCACCCACCTTTCTCCTCTCTGTATGATTTACCCTTATTCAGAAAATATGTAGTGCATAGGCACACTTACTTGTAGCGTTTTTACCATCTCGGCTAACCCATTTCTTTAATAGCATGAAACTCTGAGCTGTCAATGAGTTGGGGTTTTCCACACGGATTTGATTTATCTCATCAACCGAAAATTCCATTTCCCTGGCCAGCTCTGCAAcacattaaatatagattaacGACTCCTCTGTCTTTACCACTCCCCCCGTACACATGTGCGCAGTACTGCAGTGACTGCAGATGGCACACCCTACTGATCGCAGCAGCACCGATGCTTTGAGAATCAACAACAAATAATTCAAAGTCAtatgtgcaaaaaataataatactaaaaagcagcatttaggggtaaaaatgtgacattatttGCACAGATGACATTATTACAGAGATATAAACATATAGAGTATATTTGTGCTAAGGTGCAATGCAACACTTTATCCTCTAGGTGGTGTCGTTTCTCACCAGTCCAACTCAGGCCAAGATGATCCGCCACAATAGCCATACGTACATCTGTTCTTTCACAGGGGCTCTGAGGGCCTGAGAGCAGAAGATGGAAAGCCATGAAAatctttaaaacataatattcagAGAAgtatttagaaaagtaataaatcAGACTACCCTTTTCTGATCAAGTCAAGATAATTAAAAGTTTGGGggagatttttgcatttttaagccACAACAAAATGAGTCAATATCCAAATAACAGGTGAGGGGAGATTGATCAGAAAAGagttgcaaaaatattttgatatagtCAATTATCTTGTTAGTGGTTTTAAGAGGTTAGATTTGTAAAGAATGCATCTAACCAATCTATTTGGAAATGTTTAAACCTTCTTACAGTATACTCTTACcagaaacacaacaaataaattgcaaaaaagaCATGATTCAAATGTCTCTACAGCTACAGCAGAGGGTCAAATGCGAATTCACAGTATCAAATGAAACTAAACATGCGGTATCTTTGGTGCTGTGCTAGGACTGTGTGTCTGCGTGGGCTCACAAGATCTATAGGCTTCCTTAACACCTTACACGAAACTAGGAACCAAAAAAATGGCCAGCAACCCACTCACACTGGCATGCTACAGTAAAACTGACTATCCATAGAAAGAGATCTGAAAACAGGTTAAGAGACCAGCACACAAgtacacaaagagagagaaaatgacaaatgacagaGATGACATCTACAGTCAGGTCACACCACAGGCAATCACAACGGCTCATGCAACTAAGATCATACAAGTGTAAAGTTTTACAAACTAGGCTTGATCTCCACGCCGGGGGCCACTTGAGGCCCAGCACCCTGACTGCCTTCACCTCCATCAGTCCTcctactcctcctcctcctgtctcTCCTGGACTGCTCAACCTGTGATCTCACGTCTCTAGCAGACCTGGATGTATGGTAGGGTTGCGACGCTTCTGATAAAGATGTGTTCCTTGATGTGCTGCTTTCTTCATCCTTATCATATGCCTGCATCTTTTTCTCTTCACTGGAAAGGCAGTCCACTTGCTTTACTGCACTACTAGGTTTTGAACTACTAGAACTTTTGCCAACCTCACGTAGGGGCTTCTGATCACATTTACTGCCTGATCTACTCACTGGACCGGGTTTTGATCTTTTGTTGTTGGTTATCGTTTTGGTTGGCTGTGTTTTACCTTTCTGTTTGGCTATTGTGGTGGTCCTACATTTCCCAACTGGTGAGGAACTAACATGTTTAACCTTCATCATTGGGATTCTAGATTTAGGCTTCACATCTGGGAATGGATCTAATCGATTCCTGGCTACTGGTCTAATCTTCTGAATTGGTTTAGAAGATACTAGATCTTTTTTACAACCCAGTGGTGGATGAGGTGCTCTCACTGGCAACCTAGACTTTGGTGGCTTTCTTGTAATGTCTTTGCATTTGGAGATTACATCATTCTCTGTACTGCCATTCCTGAAAGTACCAGTGTCCTTTCTGACTGAATCTTCACATGGGTTTATTAATTGAACTGAGCAAAGATCAGACATTAACAGCTGTTCAGTTTGTATGCCGCTTTGTAGCAAGCAGTGTGTTCCAGCATTTAAGGCCTCAAGATTAGCATTATTACTACAGTTTCTGGAATTACTGGAAGTTGTCTGGAGGTATGTTTGTGGTTCTGTCCTCGATGAGTCTGTCATCTGATTGTACTTGCTTGTGCTATAGGTGTCTGGTCCTACTTGATGTGCAGTTTCTGGTGTTTGACCTTGTGAACTATCCCAGTCTACACAAACAAAATCTCTCCTCTCAATGTTGGAAGATTTGAGTCCTACCTTAAAAGAAGAACATAAAGAACTGACTTCTGAATAGGGGGGAGGCTCCATGTCATGAGATGTGTCAGAGTGGTCAGTGCATATCTGAATGATATTGTATGATATAACCGTGTTGTCCTCCATCTTAACTTGTGCTCTCTCAACTATCTGTGGATTTGAGGTGACTACATTTGGTTTTCTGACCCCATCCCCTATCCTCCCTCCTAATGTATGCTCACCGATCTGAAAAAATTGCAGCCTCTCTTCAACAAAATCCCGCTTGCTCATGTCAATCGCACCACTGCGGGTCATCTCAAACATCTTCCCTTCGTGGAAGGGGAAAGGGTTTGGCTCGCTAGTTGGTGTGCTTTCATCGGTTGGGGTTCTTGCAGGAGTTGTGTCAGGGGTTGTTGCTGTAGACTTGTCATCTACTGCTAGCCCAAACGGCTTGGGCTCATCATCTTTTATTCTAGCGTCCACTACTTCATCTTCTCCTCCCTTGCTTGACCAAGGATCAAAGCCTTTTGTTGCAACAGTTTTAAAAGGCGTATTAAACTCCTCATCTAGCTTGTAACTAAAGTAAGTTTCAGACAATCCTTGATCAGATTGTTTTCCATCCTTTTCACCGTCCTTTCCATTCCTTTTGTTTGAGGGATCAGTCTTAGCTTTGGTCTTTTTGTAATCCTCAGCTGGTGATTCTTCATGAATTACTTCAAGTTTACTTTGGCAACGGTCACTTGGTCTAGACATATTATCTAATGCCCAAAGATCCTTTCTGTTTTCATTGGGAAATCCAAATGGTTTGGCAATAGATTCACTTAAGCCGTCATCCTCATCTTGAAGTTCATATCCATCAAGAGAGTCGATCTCAGTGGCATCAGTGTCATGAGAGAACTCTGCAGTTGTCGCTATTGAGCAATCTGTGATGGACTGATCATTGCCATTTTGTTCATAATCATAATCTTCTGCTTTTCCATTATCATTTGCCCCTTGTTCTTTATCGTTTCCATTCTTGTCCGTTTTTTTGGATGGGCTTTTCATCAAATCTTTGTCCTCATCTATCTTAAAGGTATATTTCTTTATTGGAATAGGTTTAAAGACAGATTCCTCCTCCGCACTTGAATCACTATCATTAGCTCCTGGGGGCACAGGAGATGGAGGCTGGACTCTTATTATAGGTTCAGCAAGAAGATGTTTATCATGCTCCTCTTGGAGATTTACTTCCATCAATTCAGTCTCAGCCTCTGAGGAAGGAGTTGACCCTTTTTTCTCAGGCTGTGAGGAATCAGAATCCAAGGGTGGTGGAGGAGGGAACTCTATATATGCAACTCTTTTGTTTTGTGTCCCCTGGCCATTTTCGTGCTTACCATTGGCTCCTTTTTCTGGTCCAGATTCTGTCAAATGAATAGCTTTGCCTTGCTCACTATCTTCTGACTCCTCTGAAACCTCAGCTATTGGGCTTGCAATACCTggcataaatgcaataaatggatCAGGGGTTCTTGAGGTGAGATCATAGCTGACCTCTTCTGAGCTTGGTGTCTCTGGAGTCATAGGACTTTTGCCAGAGCTATCGATAAAAGAGAACTGTTCTAAAGTGTCATCATCTGGGCTGCCTTGAGGAGATGTGGGCTGTTTCTGTTTAACTGCATAAATTGTTCGGCTTTCTGAGCTAACCATCTTTTTGAATGTTCCATTGCTTCCTCCTCCTCCCATATCTTTGTCAGACTGTTTCCCTACTTGAACACTTACATAGACTGGTAAAGTTTTAAGCCCTTTGAAACTTTCTCTTGTTGTAACGGTGGATATTTTTTCGACCAAACTACTGTCACTTAGACCACTTGTTCTACTTTCAGCAGAGACCTCTTCAGACTTCTTTGTTGCAGCTTCCTCTCTCTGTAACTCTGAACGGCCCTGAACCCTTGGTTTGGTCAGGGTAGGTATTTGCGATGGGCTCTTTTCGGATAATTTAGTTAATGTGTCTTGATTTGCCTTCTTTGACTGATTATTGTCTGAAGAACCAGGTGATGTTCTCACAGGAATATGAGATTCTGTCTTTTTCATAAGGGTCTTTATCTGAAAGTCATTCCTACTGATATTATCCTTAGAGAATGAAGCTGTTTTAACTGTCTCATTTTTAATGTCACCCTTTAAAAACTGCTGCTCTTTAATATCATTAATTGCACTATGCCTGTCTACAATATTTCCATCTTTCAAATCTTGAGAGTCAACTTTAGTAGAGCTCTCCCGAGATTTATCAAACTCTTGatctttcattttctcaaaatgagaaGCTCTTTTAACAACAGTATCTGATTTTTCAGGTAAACATTTTTCACCCAACTGTGTTGAGACAATAGTACTGCTACTTTTATCGTTTTCTGTTAGTTTTTTAGGAGGTGGGTGTCCTTCGTCTGTGGAATCAGCTTTTGAACCACCGTAAAACTGATACACTGGTAATTTACTTTCTGTTAGTTTCTTAACTGGTTGTTTTGATTGTGTTAGAGGCACATTCTGATCCTGTTTCTGTGCTTCTATTTCAAACTTTTGTCGAACAGAACTCACTCTAAAAGTCTTAACGGGGACTGGGGGGCCTGCATCACCTGTCTTTGTCTGCTTAAGATCTTCGTGCTGTTTTGGCTTGTCCTCACTGAACTGTGATAGCATATGCCTCTCGGGACTGTTTGGCAGACTTGCACTTTTCCTTTCATTTGTGCTGCCAAACATCTTCTGTCTGCCTTTGTCCCATTCCTCAGCTGCAGTCTTTTGCTTTTTCTCAGGGCTGCTGCACGTTGAGCTCGGCCCTGACTGTGTCTCTCGTGATAATCTTGTTGGTTTCTTTTTCTCAGGGGACTGGAGCTCATCATTTAACTTTTCAGTTTTGTCCCTAAAAAACTGTGAAACTTCACTCAGTTTCTCCTCTGCCTCTTTAATGGTCCGATCTACTCTATCTTCATATATGAGCTTCTCTCTGTTCCTGTCCTGCCTATCCTGGGCGAATCTCATCCACACCGCATGTTTAGGGCTACCGGGTTCTGTGGTATAATGTAATACTGTAACTTTGTCATATTGCTCATCTTGTGGGGGATATTTACCTGATTTCTCTGATGCATCCCTTGCTGACTTTAATTTGGACTGCTTCCTGGGGCCAGCTACTTTTTCTCCATATATGCCTTCTGCCCCATGGACCTCAGTGGCTACGCTATGCGCCTGATCTGCCACTGAGTCCTCAGTATCAGAATGTGATATGTCTAATTTTTCTGAGAGCAACATTTTTTcagcaaacctgtatgactcccCTCTCAACTCAGATAACTCATCATCATGATACTCAATAGAATGCTGGCTTAGAAGTTTTAAAGCTTTATATGACTCATCTGCAATAAGCTGAGCTGAACCTGGACGAGACTCTTCCTCTTGGGAAACAGGTGTATTGACTCTGGATGTGTCTAAGAAGGACGGAAGTGATTCCTCAGCAGTAAGTTCCTCCTCATCTTGAAGAGTCTCATAATCACCATCAACCCTTTCAACAAGCTCCTTAAGACCTCGGTCACTCCTGCATATAAACTCTGGATGCTTTTTAGTCTCTCTGATTATAACTTCTGTCGGGTCAGTTGTGTTGCCCTTTTCTATGTGAACCTCAATAATTCTCTCAACTTTGGGTTTTTTGTCCTTTTCGAGGAACCGTGGGGACAATTCATCTCCTTTAATGGCATCTTGGCCAGTTTTGTGCTCAAATAAACCGGCAAATTCTTTGGAAGGGTCTCTTCCAGACTGAAAAGCTTTCATTATGTCTCGGACTGACATTGTTTCTCCAGCATCTTTCAGTTGAGGTTTGTGGTAGACCATTCGAGTTGTAGTGGTGATATGAGTTTCTTCTTTGACGCAGGCCAGTTCCTCAGAGCTGGCTTTCATCTGCAAGGCTTTTACCTTATCTTTGATCGAGCTAACTGCTGGCTCAGGCTCAACCGGAGGCTTTAAAACTGCTGCCTCATCCATTAGTGGCTCACAGACCTCCTCAGGATGTTCATAGCTCCTGATGACGTGAACAACCTCAGTTCTGGTTTCTGTTATGACAGGGGGAATAGGCAGATCTGTGAAGGGGGGTTTGGGCCCTGTGCTCTCTGCACTTTGAGGAGCTGATGGGGTCTTTTCACTTCTGGTTTCAAAACCACTATCTGAGAGGGGACTCTTATCTTGTTCATGGGAAAAGTCATCAGGAGATTCCAGGATAGCATCTGTGCCATTGTAGGAATCTGCTAACTTACTCAAGTCTTTCTCTGAGGGAGAGGTCCGCATACCTGTGGGTGGCATTTTGAGCTTGTGCTCCGGTTTTATGGTACGCTTTTGTTTTTCCTCCCCTTCCTTCTTTATTTCATCATACCTGCTCTTTACATCAGCTATTTTTGAAAGGGAACTGGCACCAAGATCATTCATTAAGTAATCAACCACTTTAGCTAAATTGAGATCTTTGTCTGGCACTGACTGTGGCCCGACAGGAAGAGTTGGTTCAAATGTTGGCAGGGAACGCATGGCACTCTGTCGTGCCTCCTCAATTTCATCTTTGGAGAACTCTTCCCATTCATCTTCTGAGGCCCTGTCTTTACTTGAGCTTTTGGCCTCGCTCAGGACATCTTTTGTAAGAATTTCACTAACTTTGACAAGGTCCTCTTTAACTTTCTCAACCAAACTGAAAGGCTCTTCATCCTCCACCCTGGACTCTTTAAAAACATGCGAGTGGAAGCTTTTGGCTGTGGTTGATGAGTCAGTTTGTAAGATTGCAGtcattcttatcagatcttcctTCATATCTGCCACATCCTTAAGAATCTCTTGACTGGATGTCAATGTGGGTGCAGCAGCAGCTTTTAGGACTGTTGGGGAAATAAAAAGTGAGGGCTTTGAGGGTTTAATCCGTGATGTTGAGGACTGTGCTTGGGTGTGTGTCTGAGGTGTGATTGTTATTTTTTCTGGGAGTTTCTTCCCCTGGGGTTCAGGAAGCACACTGACCACGGAGAATACCGGAACGGACATGGAAATGGGTGATATTGATGTGGTGGTAGTGGCTGGTGATCTAAGGGTATCGTAAACAGAACTTGATAAATTTGATCTTAAAGGTGAAGATACAGATTTTAGTGCACTATAATTTGACGTTAAGCCAGCAGTAAGTGTTTTCTCAGCCTCACTGAAGGCTGCACCAACACTGGCCGTAGCTGCTTGCGTTGTGGCCTGTATCCGTTCTTGTAAGCTGTAAACCCCTCCTGTAAACAGACGGGAAGATGCAGAGGAGGATGAGGGGTATTTTATCGGTGAAATGGATCCGTTTAGCAGGACTGTTTCAGTACTGGATATTGTAGGCTTAGCTGATGAAGAAAGTGATGACAGAATCGTACCCCTAGCTGCATCTGTGGTTGTTTTAATAGAGGACAAGCTTGATATGTTTCGAATGG
This region of Cyprinus carpio isolate SPL01 chromosome B12, ASM1834038v1, whole genome shotgun sequence genomic DNA includes:
- the LOC109100368 gene encoding ankyrin-3-like isoform X15 translates to MATIGTGESEPAQTDSNASYLRAARAGNLEKALDYIKSGVDINICNQNGLNALHLASKEGHVEVVAELIKLGATVDAATKKGNTALHIASLAGQVDVVKELVTNRANINAQSQNGFTPLYMAAQENHLDVVKFLLDNGSSQSIATEDGFTPLAVALQQGHDQVVSLLLENDTKGKVRLPALHIAARKDDTKAAALLLQNDHNADVESKMMVNRTTESGFTPLHIAAHYGNINVATLLLNRGAAVDFKARNDITPLHVASKRGNANMVRLLLERGARIDAKTKDGLTPLHCGARSGHEQVLEMLLDRGAPILSKTKNGLSPLHMATQGDHLNCVQLLLHHEVPVDDVTNDYLTALHVAAHCGHYKVAKVLVDKKANPNAKALNGFTPLHIACKKNRIKVMELLLKHGASIQAVTESGLTPIHVAAFMGHENIVTQLTNHGASPNTMNVRGETALHMAARAGQANVVKFLVANGADVDAKAKDDQTPLHISSRLGKPDIVQQLLQHGASPDATTTSGYTPLHLAARDGHKDVGSILLDNGASLGITTKKGFTPLHVAAKYGKIEVAKLLLQKRAPPDAAGKSGLTPLHVAAHYDNQKVALLLLDQGASPHAAAKNGYTPLHIAAKKNQMEIATTLLEYGADTNATTRQGISPLHLAAQEGNVDMVTLLLARETAINLGNKNGLTPLHLAAQEDKVNVSEVLVNHGATIDPETKMGYTPLHVACHYGNIKMVHFLLKNQAKVNAKTKNGYTPLHQAAQQGHTHIINLLLQHGASPNELTVNGNTALAIARRLGYISVVDTLKVVTEETHTTVTVTEKHKLNVPETMNEVLDMSDDEVRRANVPEMLNEDYISDVDEGEDAMTGDTDKYLGPQDLRELGDDSLPQEGYVGFSVGARTASPKVSLRSFSSDRSNTLNRSSFTRDSMMIEEILAPNKDTGVCREMPTLVDSHFKHLTLAKDYNANSMRRCSWTPETLDNVNLVSSPVHSGISPSPLQYDNRFLVSFMVDARGGSMRGSRHNGMRIIIPPRKCTAPTRITCRLVKRHKLASLPPMVEGEGLASRLVEVGPAGAQFLGPVIVEIPHFGSMRGKERELIMLRSENGETWKEHHYDCKSEDLVELLNGMDEELDSTADLEKKRICRIITKDFPQYFAVVSRIKQESNQMGPDGGVLSSMTVPLVQASFPEGALTKKIRVGLQAQPVPDEAVKKIIGNRATFSPIVTVEPRRRKFHKPITMTLPVPPLSGEGVVNGYKGDPTPSLRLLCSITGGTSPAQWEDITGTTPLTFMNDCVSFTTNVSARFWLADCHQTPETVGLATQLYRELICVPYMAKFVVFAKMNDPVESSLRCFCMTDDKVDKTLEQQENFEEVARSKDIEVLEGKPIYVDCYGNLAPLTKAGQQLVFNFYAFKENRLPFCVKVRDSSQEPCGRLSFLREPKTSKGLAQTAICNLNITLPGLKKDVDSDPEEETEKPERRHTFASLALRKRYSYLTEPGTKTVERSTTRTLPAGYAHKPVFSTRSYQAWSTAPITVPGQTKCGLGSLSSSPSNTPSVSPLKSVWSISSASPIKSTLGTSNASPAKSVSDVASPIRTYRSMSSPIKTVVQQPQNQVQISSSLLSSPGKTGTDPVSIKGLAASLSSRANLISSPGSMLDRTFTTVTQADSIKSTTNTYTSSFKSTLAPSSIVASSPIRNISSLSSIKTTTDAARGTILSSLSSSAKPTISSTETVLLNGSISPIKYPSSSSASSRLFTGGVYSLQERIQATTQAATASVGAAFSEAEKTLTAGLTSNYSALKSVSSPLRSNLSSSVYDTLRSPATTTTSISPISMSVPVFSVVSVLPEPQGKKLPEKITITPQTHTQAQSSTSRIKPSKPSLFISPTVLKAAAAPTLTSSQEILKDVADMKEDLIRMTAILQTDSSTTAKSFHSHVFKESRVEDEEPFSLVEKVKEDLVKVSEILTKDVLSEAKSSSKDRASEDEWEEFSKDEIEEARQSAMRSLPTFEPTLPVGPQSVPDKDLNLAKVVDYLMNDLGASSLSKIADVKSRYDEIKKEGEEKQKRTIKPEHKLKMPPTGMRTSPSEKDLSKLADSYNGTDAILESPDDFSHEQDKSPLSDSGFETRSEKTPSAPQSAESTGPKPPFTDLPIPPVITETRTEVVHVIRSYEHPEEVCEPLMDEAAVLKPPVEPEPAVSSIKDKVKALQMKASSEELACVKEETHITTTTRMVYHKPQLKDAGETMSVRDIMKAFQSGRDPSKEFAGLFEHKTGQDAIKGDELSPRFLEKDKKPKVERIIEVHIEKGNTTDPTEVIIRETKKHPEFICRSDRGLKELVERVDGDYETLQDEEELTAEESLPSFLDTSRVNTPVSQEEESRPGSAQLIADESYKALKLLSQHSIEYHDDELSELRGESYRFAEKMLLSEKLDISHSDTEDSVADQAHSVATEVHGAEGIYGEKVAGPRKQSKLKSARDASEKSGKYPPQDEQYDKVTVLHYTTEPGSPKHAVWMRFAQDRQDRNREKLIYEDRVDRTIKEAEEKLSEVSQFFRDKTEKLNDELQSPEKKKPTRLSRETQSGPSSTCSSPEKKQKTAAEEWDKGRQKMFGSTNERKSASLPNSPERHMLSQFSEDKPKQHEDLKQTKTGDAGPPVPVKTFRVSSVRQKFEIEAQKQDQNVPLTQSKQPVKKLTESKLPVYQFYGGSKADSTDEGHPPPKKLTENDKSSSTIVSTQLGEKCLPEKSDTVVKRASHFEKMKDQEFDKSRESSTKVDSQDLKDGNIVDRHSAINDIKEQQFLKGDIKNETVKTASFSKDNISRNDFQIKTLMKKTESHIPVRTSPGSSDNNQSKKANQDTLTKLSEKSPSQIPTLTKPRVQGRSELQREEAATKKSEEVSAESRTSGLSDSSLVEKISTVTTRESFKGLKTLPVYVSVQVGKQSDKDMGGGGSNGTFKKMVSSESRTIYAVKQKQPTSPQGSPDDDTLEQFSFIDSSGKSPMTPETPSSEEVSYDLTSRTPDPFIAFMPGIASPIAEVSEESEDSEQGKAIHLTESGPEKGANGKHENGQGTQNKRVAYIEFPPPPPLDSDSSQPEKKGSTPSSEAETELMEVNLQEEHDKHLLAEPIIRVQPPSPVPPGANDSDSSAEEESVFKPIPIKKYTFKIDEDKDLMKSPSKKTDKNGNDKEQGANDNGKAEDYDYEQNGNDQSITDCSIATTAEFSHDTDATEIDSLDGYELQDEDDGLSESIAKPFGFPNENRKDLWALDNMSRPSDRCQSKLEVIHEESPAEDYKKTKAKTDPSNKRNGKDGEKDGKQSDQGLSETYFSYKLDEEFNTPFKTVATKGFDPWSSKGGEDEVVDARIKDDEPKPFGLAVDDKSTATTPDTTPARTPTDESTPTSEPNPFPFHEGKMFEMTRSGAIDMSKRDFVEERLQFFQIGEHTLGGRIGDGVRKPNVVTSNPQIVERAQVKMEDNTVISYNIIQICTDHSDTSHDMEPPPYSEVSSLCSSFKVGLKSSNIERRDFVCVDWDSSQGQTPETAHQVGPDTYSTSKYNQMTDSSRTEPQTYLQTTSSNSRNCSNNANLEALNAGTHCLLQSGIQTEQLLMSDLCSVQLINPCEDSVRKDTGTFRNGSTENDVISKCKDITRKPPKSRLPVRAPHPPLGCKKDLVSSKPIQKIRPVARNRLDPFPDVKPKSRIPMMKVKHVSSSPVGKCRTTTIAKQKGKTQPTKTITNNKRSKPGPVSRSGSKCDQKPLREVGKSSSSSKPSSAVKQVDCLSSEEKKMQAYDKDEESSTSRNTSLSEASQPYHTSRSARDVRSQVEQSRRDRRRRSRRTDGGEGSQGAGPQVAPGVEIKPSPQSPCERTDVRMAIVADHLGLSWTELAREMEFSVDEINQIRVENPNSLTAQSFMLLKKWVSRDGKNATTDALTAVLTKINRLDIVTLLEGPIFDYGYHNIELELKSPSEVTYEPPTPLCEDDFFSEDIRLKFPSSAPVRPSELSLPNTSGPVSADTKPPTVMAEDTSIGGRESVSQEDGSAEDDFGVNKESASPSEQHDSEGASKKSDVFPNSPVKEQKEVQPKLPICVSASEAPGESGKSGFDEEDEDMTQEKIKSLLENINLEEGSEDEEMTEERLQAILSQVQLAEKDMSLVSGLQSETSGTNGKTATLSQGLNTVTQGQRESSQELVSSTPGVQTERQNGEHPELQAKARLSSDASESSSKPKGKARKDSGQEGVSSEALEDRGPNNRGEDISKPKVQQEACRDNESSSDEEETVTTRVYRRRVILKGDQARNIPVETVTEEQFTDEDGNMVTRKVIRKVVRRTAGVEEKGRRKRGKRSQQANRAEQEEQGGPGPHREHTEAGEGGKGIKKEGRQREKVVQS